CTCACCGCCAAGACGTACCTGGACTGGAAGGAGAAGTTCGGTCTGGAACTCTATGAGGGACTGGGAACCACCGAGATGATGTTCGTCTTCCTCTCGGCGGCGGTGACCAAGAAAGTGAAGCCCGGAGCGATCGGGACGGCGTGCCCGGGGTACGACGTCCGGGTGGTGAACGAGAACTTCGAGACGGTGAAGCCGGGAGAGGTCGGCAAGATGATCGTCCAGGGCCCCACGGGGACGATCTACTGGAAGGACAACGCCAAGCAGAAGGCGGCCGTGCGCGACGGCTGGTGCCTGGCCGGCGACGTCGTCACGATGGACGCCGATGGGTACGTCCAGTTCCTCTCCCGCGAGGACGACCTGATCAAATCGTCCGGCTACCGGATCGGACCCGAGGAGATCGAGGAAGCGCTGGTGATGCACCCGTCGGTCGCCGATGCCGGCGTGGTCGGCGTTCCCGATCCGATCATCGGGCAGAAGACGAAGGCGTTCGTCGCCCTGAAGGCCGGCGTGACGCCGTCCGACGCGCTGAAGAAGGAGCTCATCGAGCATTGCAAGGGGAAGATCGCCATCTACAAGCTGCCGCGCGAGATCGAGTTCATCGATGCGATGCCGCGGACCGCGGTCGGCAAGCTCCTTCGCCGCATCCTGCGCCAGCAGGAGATCGACAAGGCGAAGAAATAGTAGTGAGACAAGAGCCCGGGGGCGTCCCGCCCCCGGGCTCTTTTTTGAACGTGCCCGTTATACCCCGAGGAACATGCCGATCCGCCGCGTGGACGGGACGATGCTCAGCGTCCCGCTCAGGGACCCGAGCCCCTGGAGCAGCGACTCCGTGAACGTTCCCGCTTCAGCCCGCACGTCGACCGGTGGGACGATTTTCGGGCGCGCGGAGACCGCCGCCGGGGGAGTGATGCGCCGGCCCGCCTCGGCGAAGACGCGGTTCAGCTCCTCGGCCCTGTTCGAGAGGCTCGCAACCATCGGCGCGGATCGGATCTTTTCGGTGATCGCGGGGATCTCCGCGAGGAAGCTTTCGGCGTGCAGGTACGCCGCGTAGAAAAGACCGTAGAGCATGGCGACGAACAGGAAGACGACGACGGCGCTGGAGTGATGGCGCTGCAGCCGGGTCCGCACGCAGAGGAAATGGACGACCGGTTCGAGGCCGAAGGCCAGCAGCATGGCCGAGAAGAGGGTGATGAAGACGGAGGCGGCGAAGTGCAGGAGCGCGAGGAGGCAGAGGATCGCGATGAAGATCGCACCCGCACGGATGAGGTACAGGTCCGGCGCCGGCCGCCGCTCCTCCTTCGCTGCCTTCGGTTCCGCAACCGTGGTCTCGGCAGCTTCGGAGGACAAGTCCTGTCTCGTGCCTTGCGTCAGTGTCATATTTTCACTTTACCGTTTTTCCGACGCCTCGCCTGCGCCCGGTTGACAACCCGTCCCGGTCCTCCGCCCCCGATTCCGCGAGGATCACGTCGAGCTTCCGGCGGAAACGGCCCACCAGGGCCGCCACCGCCGGGGGGGAAAGCTCCCTCCCCTCGATCTTGAAGACGTCCGCCCCCGCGGCGCTCCAGACCGGCAGCTCGTCCTCGAGGGAGTGCGCCGTTGCCGGGACCGGCAGGTTCCGGCAGACGAGGCGGCAGCTCCCCCCCCGTTTCGCGGAGGCCGTCCCGCCCCCGTCCCCCTCGGCAACGTATCCCGTCAACCCGCACTTGCCGT
The Deltaproteobacteria bacterium DNA segment above includes these coding regions:
- a CDS encoding AI-2E family transporter; its protein translation is MSSEAAETTVAEPKAAKEERRPAPDLYLIRAGAIFIAILCLLALLHFAASVFITLFSAMLLAFGLEPVVHFLCVRTRLQRHHSSAVVVFLFVAMLYGLFYAAYLHAESFLAEIPAITEKIRSAPMVASLSNRAEELNRVFAEAGRRITPPAAVSARPKIVPPVDVRAEAGTFTESLLQGLGSLSGTLSIVPSTRRIGMFLGV